Genomic segment of Sarcophilus harrisii chromosome 4, mSarHar1.11, whole genome shotgun sequence:
GCGGCTCCGGGCTCCGGGCTCCGGGCTCGGGCTGGGCCCCGCGGCAGCGGCCTGGCAGGGAGGCCGGGCTCGGGCTCGGGCGGCgctgggggcgggggaggggccgGAGCGGCCGCGGCTGCCCCGGGGCCCCGCCCCCCGCGAGGGCGGCGGCTCAGGGCCGGGCCGGCTGAGCCCGGAGGGGGCCCGGGGCCGCCGACACGGACACCGCGGACACGAGCGCCGCCGGCCAGGCCCGCATCCTAGCCGACCCACGCGAGACCGGGCGAGGCGAGGCGCCACCACAGCCGAGCGACCGCCGCCCCCTCAGCGCCGGCCGCCACAACGAGGCCCGGCGCGACGCGGCGTGGAGCGGGACCGCCCAGCGTCGTGGCGTCACCCCGCTCTGCGTGGCCAGGCCTCGCCCCTCGTGCTCCCCCTCCCGCGGCGCCGGCACGCAGCTGCGCTTCCTtgcctctcccccctccctctcccttcccccattcctcctccctccctcctctttccttctcccctcctcccccttccttctctcgcTCTCCTCACTGTCCTTCCCCATTCTCTACCTCTTCCCCGTTCCTTAGCTCCCGTttctctccgcccccccccccccccccccccccccccccccccccccccccccccccccccccccccccccccccccccccccccccccccctctgcACCCTCCTCTGTCTCCCGCTCTTCCTCTGCTCCCCCCCTGCAGGCCCCGCCCGAGGCACCTTTCCCTTCAGCCGCTCGTGGCCTGAAGAACGAGGCAGGACTAGGTCCCTTTCGAGGGGGGTGCGGGGGATGGATTCAGAGCCCGGAAAACCCGAGCTAAGGGTGGGCTTGGGACGCCTGGGGCCTGAGCGACCCGGGCGGGTCCCCGCGACTGAAGGCGCAGAGGGTGCCCGGCGGCTTCGCAGGGGGCCGCTTTCTGGCCTCAGCCGGCCCCTCGGAGATGGGGCTTGTCCCCAGGCAGGGGAAGACTCTCCAGCCGCGGGGCAGCCCTTGGTCCCACACGGAAGCGCCAGGTCATGCCCTGCGCGGCGGCCCTGCCAGCCTCCTTGCCCTTGGACCCGCCGCTGGGGTCCCGGGCGGCTCTGCCCGACTCCCTCCGGCTCCCACCCAGGAGCAGCGGTCCCCGTCGCCGCCGCAGGGTCGCTGGTCCCGTTCCCAATAAAGAGCAAAATCAGTCCTGGGGGGGAGCTGGCCTCCTCTCCCTCCGACAGATGCTCCTGGAACGAAAAGCCCCGTGCAAATGGGAGCGAGGCAGATGGGCCCAGCCCCGGAGGAACTGGGAGTGGGAAAAGGGAAGCGGCAAAGGTGGGATCAAGTCTGAGCCGTCCCGGATCCCTCTGACCCGATGAATgatgcataaatatgtatttggaaaaaaattaatgtccgtgtataaaaaaaaaggaaaaaacaatttttaaaagaaaccttttttttttttaactgggaaGTTggatgctagtttttttttttaactgggaaGTTggatgctagttttttttttttaaactgggaagttggatgctagttttttttttttttaactgggaaGTTggatgctagttttttttttttaactgggaaGTTggatgctagtttttttttttaactgggaaGTTGGAtgctagttttttgttttttttttttttttaatcccctctATTATGAAAAATGGTCAGGACTACATAAGAAACACTCACTATCTCTGAACAGTGCCATGGGCCGACCCGCACAAAAAGAATGCCCTACAAGTATGCCACAGGCTGGGTGCCAAATGGAtggccttttttatttcttcctgccCGTCTGTCATGAGGTCAAagcaggggaaggaggaggggtgaAGCAGCCTTGGGGACTTCATGTGAAACTGGGGAAATTAAGAAAGCTTCAGAGATGAATCATCAAGTCACACTCTCTTGGTGGTAGAAAGGAAGCCAGAGCTAACTGTTTTCCGTGTTGAAGCTAAGAAAGTACTTTCCCAAGATTCCCCCAGAAGTAGACCCAggatttttgaattttgaatattgGTCTTTTTGCTCTTCCTGCTTTACAAAGAGGTGAAGAGTTTGAAGGAAAGGTAACAAGTTCTGGGTTAAAAGCACTTAATTTGAGGTGCCGGTGAGAGATCTTCTCTTGGCTGGAGTTTAGGGGAGAGAATAGGCCCTGGATTTATAGGTTTGAAGCAGAAGAGCAGGATTCCTGCCCTCAGAGGGATTGTAGTCTAACTGAATTCTCTAAAATCTACACATGTTCTTTATTCTGCCTCcttcacattttaaattaaaaaaaaaaatttattctctccttcctctgttCATTGTCATTGGAGAGCTTCCTTGATGAACTTGGGCACCTTCTTTACCTGCCACCCTATCTATCCTATGCCCACTCTATGCCCAAAACTTCCCCACCTTTCAAATACTTTCACTGAACCTGGCCATTCCCTCAAGCTAttgttccatctctctcttccccttcaatgaaaaactcaaaaaaacttTCTAGTCCTTGTGCACTAACCCTTCTACTCAACATACTTTCCTCTCTGGGTTTTAATGACACTTCAGTGTCCCGGTTCTCTCCCAGCCTATTGGGCTTTACCTTTCCAATATCCTTTGAAAGATCATTATCATCTATGTCTTACCCCATTATGTCTTGGGATCCTTCAGggccctctccttttctccctctatatcctctcttggtgatctcatcagcttccatggattcagTACGATCTTTATGTAGCTAAAATCGACATGTCAGCTAAACGATGATCCACCGGCATTTCAAactaaacactttttaaaagagaacttGTTACTTTTCCTTTAAACTCTCCCTTCTTGTAACAACCTGAAAGCATTGCTGAATACACAGAAATgctttgtctctctccccccccccctcctcttctttcttcttcttcctttctttctttcttcttcttcctttctttcttcttcttcctttctttctttcttcttcttcctttctttctttcttcttcttcctttcttcttctttcttcttcttcctttcttcttcctcctttcttcttcctcctttcttcttcctcctttcttcttcctccttcttccttctttcttcttcctccttcttcttccttcttcttcctccttcttcctccttcttcttcctcctccttcttctttttccttcttcttcttccttcttcttcttccttcttcttccttcttctttcttcttcttctttcttcttcttcttcttctttcttcttccttttcttcttctttcttctctcacacacacacaaaaaaggatcCCAACTCTTTGGAACAACACAACTTTTAAGTGAAATCACTTAAAACTTAGGTCTAGGGTCTCCCCCAAAGAGACTAGAAAGATATTCCATATATAATATAGATCCAGCTTTTAATAGTAATATAGAATAAGTTAACTATTTTCTACacataaaaatgttaagaatataAGATATTTACATTGATAAACATTCAACTAAGGAAGCATTAACTTCTAATTCCTATTGTGCTCAGTGGGACTGCTGAATAGCTGAATAGAGGCATTTCTTCTTTACCTTAATTCTGTATTTTCACCCTAAAGGTCTCGTCTTCTAGCAAGTCAAGGCAGGCAGAGGTTGGGGTTCTCCTTATCCTATCAGTGGTCATCACCTCCAAAAAGAATTGTAATGGCTATAGGGAACACATCTCAGTACAATCAATACTAACTTAGAGACCCCCAAATTCCCAACCTTTTGAATTCATAATATTTCCACCAAGGCTGGAAAGAGGTTTCAGGATTACTATTTAGTCACTTGGGTTCAAGGAAATAAGTATTAAATAGAAGATGTCTTAGAGGAGCAGGCTTGAGCTTGCATAGTGGAGGTCCTCCCATTGTGGGAAGTTCCAGAGAAAGATGGCTATATGACATACACATTCTGGAGGCAGGAAAATAGAACATCACAGAACAGACTCACTTCTTTCTCAGTTCCATTGCGTTAGTAGCTTTCTGGTTCAGTGGTCAGGCTTCTCTGAAAGGTTTGACATAACTCTATTCCTCTCTTCCATCCTGCCCAGTTTCCACCCCTGCTCCTTGAATAGGGCTGGTGTGTTGCTGAGAAATCCCAAAAGACTGAGTCTTTTAGCACTGAGTCAGCATATGTTATCCATAAGGAAAATCTAGGAGATATAACTTATGGGGTATTGTGGAGAAAATAGTGACATTCTAGGACCTAGAGGAGTCCACAGCCCTGCAAACATTCCAGTAAAACTTGGAAGTATTTCAGTTAAAAAGACCACCAAAATCCTAGAATTTATGGGATAGATAAGTTGGGTTGGTGGAAAACATTATACAGCAGTTCCAGGGCAATTGGAAAAATTCAGTATGGTCTATGGCCCAGTAGCAAGAAAAGGACCCTTAACCCTAGTAAAGACTAG
This window contains:
- the RNF11 gene encoding RING finger protein 11 isoform X1 — its product is MHHSSGQRDPGRLRLDPTFAASLFPLPVPPGLGPSASLPFARGFSFQEHLSEGEEASSPPGLILLFIGNGTSDPAAATGTAAPGWEPEGVGQSRPGPQRRVQGQGGWQGRRAGHDLALPCGTKGCPAAGESSPAWGQAPSPRGRLRPESGPLRSRRAPSAPSVAGTRPGRSGPRRPKPTLSSGFPGSESIPRTPLERDLVLPRSSGHERLKGKEQVPVPVYHPTPSQTRLATQLTEEEQIRIAQRIGLIQHLPKGVYDPGRDGSEKKIRECVICMMDFVYGDPIRFLPCMHIYHLDCIDNWLMRSFTCPSCMEPVDAALLSSYETN